In the genome of Cryptomeria japonica chromosome 8, Sugi_1.0, whole genome shotgun sequence, one region contains:
- the LOC131064735 gene encoding uncharacterized protein LOC131064735, producing the protein MAGFMWWIILSVFVLQHAFVGMAWTGEIHGRVFCDVCGDGSMGPEDDFLEGAEVAVLCMTISGEVLNYQAFTNSKGIFTVAETMSESNRWDMCLARPISSIHQDCNLPGINNSATKFSYTLSSGHSYTVRSFSYQPVKTPMYCS; encoded by the exons ATGGCAGGGTTTATGTGGTGGATTATTCTCAGTGTTTTTGTACTGCAACACGCCTTTGTAGGTATGGCCTGGACTGGCGAGATCCATGGCAGAGTTTTCTGTGATGTCTGTGGAGATGGATCCATGGGCCCCGAAGACGATTTTCTCGAAG GAGCTGAGGTTGCAGTTCTCTGTATGACCATATCAGGAGAGGTCCTCAATTATCAGGCATTTACAAACTCAAAGGGAATTTTCACAGTAGCAGAGACAATGTCCGAAAGCAACCGTTGGGATATGTGCTTGGCAAGGCCAATCAGTAGCATTCACCAAGACTGTAATCTACCAGGGATAAATAATTCTGCAACCAAGTTTTCGTACACTCTCTCCTCAGGCCATTCATACACagttagatcattttcatatcagcCTGTCAAGACTCCCATGTACTGCAGTTAA
- the LOC131064707 gene encoding uncharacterized protein LOC131064707 — MAEILGRNVKSLVKKGLWKGALIHNSIDPISHSQFVDDTILFGEATEKEVVVIKKLLNDYEIGSGQSMNKEKSMIYFFNTNVRMQSKIKEIMGYPQGNFPLKYLGVQLDPGRQQNKMWEDVINKCQVKASSWKNKWLTQAGRI, encoded by the coding sequence ATGGCTGAGATTCTGGGTAGAAATGTCAAGAGTTTAGTTAAAAAGGGATTATGGAAAGGAGCACTCATTCATAACAGCATTGATCCTATCTCCCActcccaatttgttgatgatacaattctcTTTGGGGAAGCCACTGAAAAGGAAGTTGTGGTTATTAAGAAGCTTCTGAATGACTATGAAATAGGCTCGGGGCAGAGTATGAACAAGGAGAAATCAATGATATATTTCTTCAATACTAACGTGAGAATGCAAAGTAAAATAAAGGAAATCATGGGCTATCCTCAAGGTAACTTTCCACTAAAATACTTAGGGGTTCAGCTAGATCCGGGCAGACAACAGAACAAAATGTGGGAGGACGTTATCAACAAATGTCAAGTAAAGGCCTCTTCCTGGAAGAACAAGTGGTTAACTCAGGCAGGCAGAATCTAG